AATGATAATTGGTTACTGGAGATTAATtgcaatgatatatttctaatttttagatttattttagaaGTATATATTTACATAAAATTTAGACTTTAATTAAAATGAATAAAtaggatgatatatatatatatgtatatatatatatgtttgtatatatatacgtgtgtatatatatatatagttttagaaAGGCCATTGTGTAGAATACCCCTTGACGAGTGCGTTATTACCTCCCAACCACCGAACAGCTCGATGCAGCCGTGCCTCAACTGTATGCGATTCGGCATTCTTCCCACCCTCTCTTTTTCCAATCCACGTCTTGAATCCAATTACCAAGATCGCAAGCAGTAATCGGTGAGATGATCTAGTTCGCCCTTCCTTTCGTGTTCTGTGATCATGGTCATCATCGTAATTTAATCACCGACTCTTCTTTGTGTGCTCCCCCCCCCCCTTTCCGATTTCTTGTTCGATTCTGCACCGCGTTTTGTTGGATGTAGTCGTCGAAATCCGCAACTATTGCCCGAGATCCCTTGGTATGTGTAATTCCGTCGATTCGGTGTTTCTTTGGACTGTTTTAACTCATCACGGAGAGTCAGTTCCAGCTTTAAGATTAGTTCTCGTCGCTGGATTTGAGTTCAAGCTTGAAGCTTTGGATCTAGGTCCTTAGTTTAGTTTTTGTCGGCAGTTCTTGTTATATATAGTCAACGGAAAAGGTTATGCGGTGGCGTTTGGATTCGATTGTATGGGGCATTTGTGACAGATACTGAATTATCTGGGGAGTTCTTCCACCTGTATGTTCCTTTTTCGAGTCAGAAAGGAACAAATCTGGGCTaaaattttcttcttctcttcttttattaGAACTTCTGTTTTCCGTTGACTTATGAAGTATTTAGCTGAAAACTTCACAtcttttttcaagaaaaaagttGTAAATTTCTTTGAAATTGATTTTTGTCGTTGATCCATGAAGTCTGTGCGTTAATTCGATTGACATGGTGAGAGTCGTCAGAGGGTTTGCATGTTTATGTGATGGGAACGGTTGACTGTTCACTAGTTGctagatatttatattttgacaCCACGAAAGGTTTTTGTTAGTTTTCGGTGTAACAAGGGGGATTGATGATCTAAAAGAGTCTTTGTGGGTAATTTTTTTTGTTGAGATGTCAAGATCTTGGGTCAAGCTTAGTGAAGGTATTCAGGAAAAGCGTGGTTGTATTTGGAATGCCTTCTAGGATTAGAGTTTATAGTTTTCTATGTTCATGGTGAGGTTTGAGTCGATTAATCCTTGTTTTTAGATACAATCAGGTGTGAAATTGTAAATATAGCTTCTCTTGGAAGAAGTAACATTGCTCATGTATTTGTATTGGCAACTTTTCTGAAATCTACTGTGTCATGTCTTTGAGTTTCTATAGGCTTGGGGGAGGCAATTCCACTATAGAGAACCTTTTTTTTGTAGGTCTTTTCTTAGTGTTTGTAGAATTATCTTAAAGGGTTTACAATTCTTATCTTAATTGATGAAATTGGACAAAAACCCTCTGCTTTGCCTGGTGAAAATAATTTGTAGAAACTAAAGATCTAGAATAGTTACTTTGACTTTTTTCCTGCATTTGTTGCTTGAAGGGGGAAGCATAAAGTCaataatatattcttttttcTAGTTCAAatggatgaaaaataaaagatgacaTCAAAGTTTTTTCCCCTTGGAAAAGGAGGAAACAAAAATTTTTTTTAGCCACCATGGACTTGTTTATTCACAGATGGTGTTGATGCTGCTTCCTAATTTGGCATCACCTGAACTAAAACTTCTGCTCCGCTTAGTCATAATGCATGAGAAAGGAGCCAGTACTATCTAGATGTAGTTGTTGTTCTAACTTCCATTAGATTCCAGCTTTAAGCAGCTGGCAGGTCTCGATGCTCCTACATTATTCCTTCAACAGGACAAGGTCATTCAATAGAGCATTTTGCTAACAAGAATTAGATTCTATTTGGACAAACAATTGCATTTACTTGTTGTTTCCATGTATTTTCTACTCATGAGAATTCTAGCTTGCTTTAACAGATACTATATTTGTAATGTTATTTCATGGATTTCTTTTGTCTCTGATTAGTATTTTTGATCAGTAAACAAAGTAGTTGATTGTAAATTACCTCAGGACAACCATAaaaacatatcaagtggtttcaaagAATTCCAAGAATGATATAAACTTGTCATTCTATTAACTAATACAAGCTCCAGTTTGCTAGTATATTTGTGTAGAATCTACTTCGTTGATATTTGTTTTTTATGGTTGCCTTTTCCTGGAGGTGCATACACATATAGAAAATGTTCTCAGGAGGAACaataagaatattgttctcatttGACTCTGACATGTCCAGGCAGGTACTTTTGTTGGTTCATTTTGGCAGCTGTCTTTTCTATACCACTTATGTCTATTACCACCTTCCATCAGCCAATTTTGGAACATATGCATTTGAGATAAACTATATTGCTTTTCCTTTTCAAGTGAGAAAGTTAAGGTGTACTCTTCTTGGGAAAGATAAGCTATTAGGGACAACATCAATTAGCTTGTGATCTTGAGCAAATCAGGGCACAGACAGTGCAAGCTTTAAGTTTACAAACTTGTTGTTTCTAGTAAGCAAAACAACGACCTAGAGCTATATACCATCCTGATAGATGACTTTTCTTATCAAGGCTCACCTTATTATTTGTGGaagcataaattacaagaatttaCTGTGGTTTTGCAATTTTTATATTTAGTCATATTATAATGACACAGTTTTTGTTCCTATTATCATGGTTGCTGCTTTACTTTTATTTTAATGATCTATTATATGTATTTGACAGACCAAGTTTTCCATTGCAAGGTTTTGTATACACTGAAATACAATTCATTGAAGATAAAAGTTATATGGTACCCACGTTAAAGGAGAAATAAAAAGACTTATTTAATAACTCTTCAAGTGCAAAatggagaagaaaaggaagattttggAGCAGAGAGAGAGGCTGGACGAAACTCTAGCTTTGCCTGACCTTGCAAATGAAGAGTATATCAAGTCGCTCGTCAAGAATCAACTTCTGCAGTCATCCTCATCCCACTTTGAAGGTTGATTAATTATTTGACGCAACAATAGATGCTGACTATTCTTATTGCTAAAATTGTAGCATGAGTATGTCATTTATCTCCTTGTAGAATGATCATATGTTGGTTTGGGTTGCTCATGCATAGTTCCTTAGTTTACAGTCCCTTCCATTTGCAAATTTAAAGGAAACTATCGTGGTTGTACTGCTGGTTTATAGATAATCCTTTGTCAATATGTATGTTGCTTAATATTTGTAGATCTAAATGCAGAACTCATAATTTGCTTTTATCTTTTCTACCTGGAGTTTGCAGATGTCATCTAAGAGTGCATATTATGCATATTTTATTCCAGACTTTGTCCAGATTAAAGTCACTCTCGCTGGCTTATAACTTTTTAACTGGAAGCCTCAACAGATATCATTTAGAGTTAGATTCAAGTCTTTGTAAATACATTTCGATTATATGCTTTCAGATTTTATTGTTTTTCGCCAAGTTGATGTATCTTTAAATGGGCTACTACTTCATGATATTAGCTGATGTGTTAGCTTTCCTCTGTGCATGTAAAGCTGCAAGATTGTTTGTTACAAATATGTGTTTTTTTTTCATTAGCAGGAAACATCGAACAAATTATAGAAAAGCGTACAATGGAAGTTTCTAATTTTGTTGAGATGCTACGGAGTGCCTCTGAAGATGAAAGGAAGGCTAAAGCACATGGGACATCACATAATGATTGGAAGGTATCTAATCTTTCTTTAGTTTCTTTTTTTGGATGTGCTTGTACTGAATTTCTGTATGTCATTAGATATTCAAATTTCACTTTCAAGGTTCAAAATCCTTCTTGTATGCCAGATCTCTTCCTGTTTATTCATCTTGATGTTGTCCGAGAATTCTGAAATATTCTACAATTATTCTTTTTTAACTATTATATAATCCTATTGGCTTGGATGTGGCATGGACGTGACTCGTGTTATCAATATTGGATGTTGAATGTGTTGTTTGGTACTATTTTGTGGAGTAACAGTTATTAAGTTCTTATTGTTTGACTAGAAACATGTTTGTGGACTTGGGTTCCTAGACCTTAATTCTACTCAAATGTTAATGATAAAAAACCAATGTCGTTTttcatttggatagaaacaaaatATGCTATGAATCTGTTGCAAAatctatgattgaatcattatatGAATTTTAAGGAATTTTGAGGATGAGCTTTCATGTTTTCAAGTCACTGCTTTATCCTATCTCCTTAGCTGTTGTACACTAGTTTTAGCATGAATTTTAAGTTATTGTGGTGTTTTCATGCTTTTGACAAATGCTTTTGACAATAAGTATCATTATTGTTGCTTTCCAGGTAAAACAAGACACAGACCAGCTCCGGGTCATGTATCGGGAAGGCCCCCATGGAACTCCATTTCATACTCTACTTGCCGAGGGATATGCTGATGGACCTATTGATGTCTGTAAGTTTAATATTTGTTAATATTTGGGACACTTCTGCTCCAGCATGTTGATAGTGCAATAATTTcttaccaaaaatttgtttcttTCAGGTTTATGTGTTTCATGGGAGACAACCCTCTATAGTAAATGGTGAGTGCATGGGCTAGATGTTATAGTAAGCAAATATGTGTTCTGCATTATGTAGGATGTTTTATGCTTCTTCTAttcacttgtgatgactttagctTCAGGAGTGAGTTCCTTTTATTCTTAGTATGTGCAAGATCATAGTTCTGAATGTCAATTCCTGGCTTGTGCTGGGAGACCACCATAATAATACATTCTTGCATTCTGCACACACTGGGATGCTGACACTCAGCATGGCTTTGGTTATTGTACGTTTCTGTGATGAAAGTGGTGCTATGGAAGGACATGTCCATGTCACTTCAATTTGCATGGTTTGCTGGACTTGATGCCATTTCTCCTATTTTGTGCTCTCGTCCCAGGTGGCCTCAATACAACCTGCCAACTTTTAAGATTATTATGTCCACCTGCTTGCAGAAAGTTCAAACAGGTGAAGAGATCTCTTTAGTAAGGTTAGTTGTTATtctataacaaatgattttggataTCTACCTTATTTTTCCTTTCTGTATCTTCTTGTACTTATCTTTATTCTTTCACTGTTTGGAAGAAAGGGTGAAAGTTCCTTGGCCAGTTTCAGATAGGGAGGCACTTCTACATTACTTTGAGATCGAATATCTAAACGAGGATCTCATCCTTGTACTTATTAACACGGTAAAGACAGACCTTTGTCCCTTATGAAATTGATCGATCATATAATTCATGCAAAACCATAGAACTGTTGTTTGTACCTTTTTCAACAATATGTCTACATATTATATCAAGGTTCTCTTATATGGACTTTAGGGGATCACCTACATTTGATGCAGCAAATACATAAACATGGAGATTTATAAGAGTACATATTTCCTGAATTTGTTACTGAATAAACCAATTAGTAATCATTTGAAAACAAGCTGGAACTAGGAAATAACATACTTTGTCTGAACATTTTCTCATGGGTGTTGGACAGAGAttgtaaaaaacaaaaattgatgGGTATGTTGCATTTTCCTGTAGATTTCAGACTCAGAGAAGATAGAGGTTAGCACTGACGACTTCAACAGGAATGAAGTTCCCAAAGCTATCCGTATAGATTTGGTCGGTGGTTTTGTCTTGCAAAAAGTTGATCATAGCAGATGTTATTTCAGGTACTTCTAACAGGATCAGACATCTTATTATTCTTAGAATTATCAGAGAACCATTTGATGAATAGGAAATGCTAAAATAAATTCTGTGTATAATGAGAATTTTTCTTTACATATCTTTTTGTCTCACTTATTGGACAATTACAACTGCATTGTGTAGTATTAAACTATTAATGACTATTTACTTTGTGTGCAAACTGTAagtaataaagataatattcgatCCCAGGACCTTCGCCATCAAGAGTCAATATCTTTACCAATTAAATTAGCTGacacatataattttttaattttaatgctAATATATACATTATACAATGTTTACACTGTGTACTCGTTAAACTTTGTGAACTCTTCATCAGTATTCATTTCTTGTCTGATGGATCTTGTAATCTTCAGGGCAATAACAAATATGGATATCAAGCTGGATTTCGTGCCTCCATCCCTTATCAATTTCATTTCAAGGCAGCTAATCGGCAATGGGCATAAGCTATATCAAAAAGTAATACCTTCTTTTTACTATGCACTGCACATATGGGTTTCCATGTGTAATTGAATGCATCATGGTTTAGTGGTTATATATCTTATCAGTCAAACATGGAAGGTAGGATTACTTTTAGCTTAACATAATCAAAGAATAGATTGTTGTGGCCCACCAAAAAAAGATTGGCACACCTTAATAATTTGTGTACAATCTTTGGAATTTTATCTGTGTTCAAATTTCCAGTTCTTGCCTTTTAGCCAAGATAAGGTGTAATTAACACTTTGATCTTGTAGTCATACTTCGCTACTCATTCTTTGTATAAGGTCCTTGCTTCAACTAATACAAGCATTGGTGCCTTGCAGGCAGTTGGTACAGTGGCAACCACTGACCAGGATTACCGACAAGCTTTAGAAGGGCCTATGTATGCTAGAATTCGTGAAGGAATGAATACCAAACACAAGACCAAAACTGATGTAGTTGGCTTGGATGAGGAAAAATATGAAGGTACTCTCCCCAAGGAACACATCGGTGAAACTGCAACTGAAGTTCAATCAATTATAGACAGCAGATATGTCAGTGAAATTGTGGAAGAGGAGACAGAACACAGCACACTCTCAAGTACTAAACAGCAAGATCTCATCACAAAAAGAGTTTATATCAGCCCAGAGGTGGAAGTTGCTCTGGGCATCTTGGACAATGCCATTTCTATACTTCGTAAGAAAGGTTCACCGAACAACCAATTGGACTGCTTGTCAGTTGATGAAGGGTTGCCCACTTATGAAGCAGCTCTAGAGGCTTCTGAGACCAAATCATCCACTAGAAATTCCAGGTATTTCTGTTTGAAACAATTTTTGCTTTGTGTAATTTATGGGCTTTCAATTAGAGGGCCTTACAACGATAAGAAGGCATAAtattccaactatttggggttggtaGAGCTCTGTATTAGAGGGGCCTCCAAGTTTCAAATTTTAATCTAAATCTGCTATATTAGTCAGACAAAACATAAGATCATATTTACCTGTGGTGTACTCCTTGCAGTGATAACACAAAGACATCTGCATTCGGAAATAAGCTCACAGTTTTGGGCCCAGAGACAGCTGATTCAAGTTCTTCCCATATTAAGCCGACACAAAGTGCTATTAGTATGACAAAGCCTCCATTGTTAGAGAGCATGAACAAGGTCTGCGATGAAGAGACCCTCAAAGCCAATGGTTTTCATGACAAAAGCCTTAAAAGTGGCAAGTCAAAGCACTCTAGGAATAAGTGGTTTTGTTGCTCGATTCGCTAATGAATACTTCAACAATATAATTTTAGTGGAGTTGCTCTTGCTCTTTGATACACGTGACACATTTGGGGTAAAGAGAACACAATGAATGTTAAGAAAAATTCCAGAGAATAACTTCAGATCCATTTTGCACATGAAAGAAGATACTGTGCTCTGTTGTTACATGGCTCACCGAGAGCCCCGAAGATGGTAATGTCTATTTTCACAAATGCGAATGTATCAGTAGTAGATATATGATGCTAATGAAAGCTGCAAACTTATTTATAATGCTTCAAAATTGCTTATTCTGTGTTTCTAAGAATGAAATGAGAGTTTATGATAGCATCCCTATGTCATGGAGTTTTAGTTGTTCACTGGTTAAACATAATATTTGGTTTGATCATTGCTGATATTTCTTTTAAAAGGTTTGAAGTCTtatctaatttttcttttttttatcttaaaattcttttgttaatattaaggatttttttttttgcctcaaGAGGGTTCCTGCATATTCAATatacagaatatatatatatatatatatatatatatatatatatatatatatatatatatatggatgatattctcatttttaGTTTTCCCATTAGGTGCCCTCATTTCCTCTAATATGCTACATGTCCTTTGGTGTCCTCTAATATATAGTATTAAAGATATATAATTGACAAAAGATATATAAAGTATTAAAGAAAAATTGAGACATAAAAACTAAAAATGGGGCATCTGaaaaaaaattccaaaaaaaatattatatgtattctagcaaagtttgaaaataatatatttacaaaTGCACAACgacaatatatagatatatatatatgttttattgtttgtgatttttattatttatttatctacAAGTAAGTTTAAAATTATAGATTTGTAGCTAATCttgtaaaattaaatattaatcgtAATTTTAACTAATGttataaacaaaaaatattaatCGTAATTTTAACTAATGttataaacaaaaaatattaatcatagtTATAAGTGATTAATTTGGATATTTGAATGTAATTAAATCACATATGCGTACATGGATGATCATACATATGGAGAGTTGTGTTCATGTCATGATAAAGTTTGTAATAGAAAACATGTTCTTTTTATATCGTACATGAAACCCTCCAAGTGATTGCCCTCCAGCACTGGACCGACTCCCTCACTCGCAAGCTCTGCAATTGCATAGCGGTGGGTTTCGTCCGATCCGATCCTGCCGTCGTCGAGAGATGAGAACCGCGAAGGGCTCCGCCCCGAGCCGGCGGCCCGCCGTCGTGGTCCTCCTCCTTGGCGCCTCCCTCGTCTTCTCCGCCCTCGTCGTCTCGATTCAGTCCTCTTTCTTCACCGGTCAGCCGCTGCATCGAGAAGAAGTAAAGTGGAACTCTGACTCCTTGATCCCTTCTGGTTATTGATCTCTTCCCTCTTTCTTGGTTTCCAGGAAGCCGGAGATCGCTTGTCGGCAGAGAGGAGATCCGGGTCCTGTCGGATTTGCAGACCCGCCTCCAGCAGTGCGTGGTACGTGATTCTTGATCTCTTCTCCTTGTGTGTCTTTGATGGTGGATTTGACAAAGATCGCCTATACTTCCGTCCAATTGCATCAATGTTGTCAGGTGGTTTAGAATAAGATGAAATTCTCAGGTTTTGGGAAATGGGTGCTTTGTTTGGGAAAACATCGGTTTTAAttgaagaaaaaaagaatgacATTGTTGTTCTCTTAAGCTTTTGTTTGCAATTTTTTGTGGATTTCAGTATAGTGTTTACGTCTTTGAGCAGGATCTGATTATTGCATTTGCTTGGTTTAAGTGTAAAACTGATGCATGTAAACCATGATGGGAACCATACATCTCTTGCTTTCTGTCCAGTGACTCGACTCAAAGGAGATTAGCCCTTGCGTAATTTGGTGAGAATTGGATATGGCTGTGTAAGAATGGAAAAGTCTGATTATTGCAAAATGCAATGTTTTCTGCCACATAGCATCATCAAACTGATTGTTGAATTGATAATTTAGTTTGCTTGTGTTGGTCATCTGCATGGTGACACCTTTGCCCTCCTTTACATTCAATTATACAATTAGAATCTGTTATTATTTCACATTAAGTAACTAAATTAGCCTTCTTTTCTTTAAGTCTGACCTTGAAACTTTCTCTAGGCAAGCAGAGGACTTGGCCTTACTGCAGATATTATTGATCACTGTAAATTGGTGCTTAAATTTCCTGAAGGCACAAACAGTACCTGGGTCAACCTCTGCTCTCTACTTTTTCCAGAATTTGAATAATTCATTTTCTCTCACTTGTATGAGAATTTCTTGCAAAATGTTCCTTCCTCGGATGTTAAAACCCATGTTTTTCTAATTGCAGTATAATGCACAGTTTAAAATTTTTGAGCCATTAGAATACAAATATGATGTTTGTGAAGCTATTCTTCTGTGGGAACAGGTTAGATTCCTTTTGGTAAAACATTGATTTGTTTGCTATATTATGTACTAAAAGTTTGGAACCCCAAAATTTTCCAGTATCGTAATATGACTACAGTCTTGACAAGGGAATACTTAGATGTACGGCCTGATGGATGGTTAGAGTATGCTGCAAAAAGAATTGCTCAGTTGTAAGTTACCATATGTGCAGTGTTTTTTTTGTGATTTAAATCTGAAAATGACTCAACAGGAGCTTCTCTATATTGTCTTGTTTGTAGGGGTGCAGATAAATGCTATAATCGTTCTCTTTGTGAGGAACATCTTAACTTAATATTACCTGCAAAGCCCCCCTTCCACCCCCGCCAGTTTAAGACATGTGCGGTTGTCGGGAACTCTGGGGATCTCTTGAAGACAGAATTTGGAGAGGAGATTGATGGACATGTTGCAGTGTTTCGAGATAATGAGGCTCCTGTTAATGAGGTAGTGGGTTGATTATTTTTTGTTTGATGTATGTGCATGATTGTAATTATCTATATATGTTTGAGCCACAGCATCAGCAATTTTATCTTCATCTTTCTGAGTTTCTATATTTCCTTAtagattttcaaggaaaaaaaggTCACTTGAAGCTCTTGTTCTGACACTTGAATTATGGTTTGTTCAAGCAATAGCTTCTTTAAAGACCTAACAGCACTTGATATTTTAAGCCGTGGTCATGCCTGCAGACTCATACATATAGTTGTCCAATCTAATTATGTTAAGTAGATGTTTCTTCCTTGTTACCAAGTCG
This DNA window, taken from Musa acuminata AAA Group cultivar baxijiao chromosome BXJ3-7, Cavendish_Baxijiao_AAA, whole genome shotgun sequence, encodes the following:
- the LOC135642320 gene encoding uncharacterized protein LOC135642320 isoform X1, whose translation is MEKKRKILEQRERLDETLALPDLANEEYIKSLVKNQLLQSSSSHFEAGNIEQIIEKRTMEVSNFVEMLRSASEDERKAKAHGTSHNDWKVKQDTDQLRVMYREGPHGTPFHTLLAEGYADGPIDVCLCVSWETTLYSKWWPQYNLPTFKIIMSTCLQKVQTGEEISLVRVKVPWPVSDREALLHYFEIEYLNEDLILVLINTISDSEKIEVSTDDFNRNEVPKAIRIDLVGGFVLQKVDHSRCYFRAITNMDIKLDFVPPSLINFISRQLIGNGHKLYQKAVGTVATTDQDYRQALEGPMYARIREGMNTKHKTKTDVVGLDEEKYEGTLPKEHIGETATEVQSIIDSRYVSEIVEEETEHSTLSSTKQQDLITKRVYISPEVEVALGILDNAISILRKKGSPNNQLDCLSVDEGLPTYEAALEASETKSSTRNSSDNTKTSAFGNKLTVLGPETADSSSSHIKPTQSAISMTKPPLLESMNKVCDEETLKANGFHDKSLKSGKSKHSRNKWFCCSIR
- the LOC135642320 gene encoding uncharacterized protein LOC135642320 isoform X2 — its product is MEKKRKILEQRERLDETLALPDLANEEYIKSLVKNQLLQSSSSHFEGNIEQIIEKRTMEVSNFVEMLRSASEDERKAKAHGTSHNDWKVKQDTDQLRVMYREGPHGTPFHTLLAEGYADGPIDVCLCVSWETTLYSKWWPQYNLPTFKIIMSTCLQKVQTGEEISLVRVKVPWPVSDREALLHYFEIEYLNEDLILVLINTISDSEKIEVSTDDFNRNEVPKAIRIDLVGGFVLQKVDHSRCYFRAITNMDIKLDFVPPSLINFISRQLIGNGHKLYQKAVGTVATTDQDYRQALEGPMYARIREGMNTKHKTKTDVVGLDEEKYEGTLPKEHIGETATEVQSIIDSRYVSEIVEEETEHSTLSSTKQQDLITKRVYISPEVEVALGILDNAISILRKKGSPNNQLDCLSVDEGLPTYEAALEASETKSSTRNSSDNTKTSAFGNKLTVLGPETADSSSSHIKPTQSAISMTKPPLLESMNKVCDEETLKANGFHDKSLKSGKSKHSRNKWFCCSIR
- the LOC135642321 gene encoding sialyltransferase-like protein 5 isoform X1 — its product is MRTAKGSAPSRRPAVVVLLLGASLVFSALVVSIQSSFFTGSRRSLVGREEIRVLSDLQTRLQQCVASRGLGLTADIIDHCKLVLKFPEGTNSTWYNAQFKIFEPLEYKYDVCEAILLWEQYRNMTTVLTREYLDVRPDGWLEYAAKRIAQLGADKCYNRSLCEEHLNLILPAKPPFHPRQFKTCAVVGNSGDLLKTEFGEEIDGHVAVFRDNEAPVNEKYAKHVGLKRDFRLVVRGAARNMAAILNGSSDEVLIIKSVIHRDFNAAIKELPNPVYLFQGIVLRRGAKGTGMKSIELALSMCDTVDIYGFTVDPGYTEW
- the LOC135642321 gene encoding sialyltransferase-like protein 1 isoform X2, encoding MRTAKGSAPSRRPAVVVLLLGASLVFSALVVSIQSSFFTGSRRSLVGREEIRVLSDLQTRLQQCVYRNMTTVLTREYLDVRPDGWLEYAAKRIAQLGADKCYNRSLCEEHLNLILPAKPPFHPRQFKTCAVVGNSGDLLKTEFGEEIDGHVAVFRDNEAPVNEKYAKHVGLKRDFRLVVRGAARNMAAILNGSSDEVLIIKSVIHRDFNAAIKELPNPVYLFQGIVLRRGAKGTGMKSIELALSMCDTVDIYGFTVDPGYTEW